One Candidatus Micrarchaeia archaeon genomic window carries:
- a CDS encoding HAD-IA family hydrolase, whose protein sequence is MKFEYIIFDLGGVVFIHGGLHSSILLPILKANGELIEEPVLKAKVHAIDRGELTESKFWREIEISNYEKIRKNFMDKTLSSIDPNFEQLTLNLKGKIKLGIMSNVASEWADDFFDFPSLKGIFNIQVISGKEGFSKPEPELYDILIKKCNCDPNKILFIDDKLINLKVANEKGIKTVWMVRKPKIPEDFIPDYIISDLLQIEELIEEQKKII, encoded by the coding sequence ATGAAATTCGAATATATTATTTTTGATTTAGGTGGAGTTGTTTTTATCCATGGTGGCTTACATTCTTCAATTTTATTACCTATTCTAAAGGCAAATGGTGAATTAATTGAAGAACCAGTATTAAAAGCTAAGGTTCATGCAATTGATAGGGGAGAACTTACTGAATCTAAATTTTGGAGAGAAATAGAAATATCAAATTATGAAAAAATAAGAAAAAATTTTATGGATAAAACATTATCTTCAATTGATCCTAATTTTGAGCAATTAACCTTAAATTTAAAAGGAAAAATAAAACTTGGAATTATGAGTAATGTAGCAAGCGAATGGGCAGATGATTTTTTTGACTTTCCTAGTTTAAAGGGGATTTTTAATATACAAGTGATTAGTGGTAAAGAAGGTTTTTCAAAACCAGAACCAGAACTTTATGATATACTAATTAAAAAATGCAATTGTGATCCAAATAAAATATTGTTTATTGATGATAAATTAATCAATCTAAAAGTGGCAAATGAGAAAGGAATAAAAACAGTTTGGATGGTTAGAAAACCAAAAATTCCAGAAGATTTTATTCCAGATTATATTATAAGTGATTTATTACAAATTGAAGAATTAATTGAAGAACAGAAAAAAATAATTTAA
- a CDS encoding diphthine--ammonia ligase, whose amino-acid sequence MIYEELEKLIVKTILAYVPKDKKIGVLFSGGVDSVLIAKILKDNNIEFTCYTASSKEDYKDSIAAKKAAEELGFKLKVIHSESLEEEIIKISSVLQSVNFVTINIAIPLYLAMQKASEDGIEIVFSGLGTEELYAGYQRHGNAIDINEECRKGLENINERDIERDEALAKYFNLKLAVPFLDKKLIEYSLTIPGEEKIKDGYKKYILRQIAENLGVPKEYAWRKKLAVQYGSGIDKELERLAKSKGFKFKSEYVNYLLNKNIGALISTGKDSLFAMYKMIQRGYNISCLLTIKSKNEDSYMFHTPTIELAKDISELVDIPIIFGDTEGNKEQELQDLEDLIKKAIEKYKIEGIVSGAISSEYQRKRLQEICNKLNIISYTPLWGKNEEELLGDMIKKGFKIMITKTAAEGLDKEWVGKLIDKQTIEELKEISKKYNISIIGEGGEYETLVLKAPFYKDELKIR is encoded by the coding sequence ATGATTTATGAAGAATTAGAAAAGTTAATTGTCAAAACTATACTTGCTTATGTTCCAAAGGATAAAAAAATAGGTGTATTATTTTCTGGGGGGGTGGATTCAGTTTTAATTGCTAAAATTCTTAAAGATAATAATATTGAATTTACATGTTATACTGCATCTTCTAAAGAAGATTATAAAGATTCAATAGCTGCTAAAAAAGCGGCGGAAGAATTAGGATTTAAATTAAAAGTAATACATTCTGAAAGTTTAGAAGAAGAAATAATTAAAATTTCAAGTGTTTTACAAAGTGTTAATTTTGTTACAATTAATATTGCAATACCATTATATTTAGCTATGCAAAAAGCTAGTGAAGATGGAATTGAAATTGTTTTTTCTGGATTAGGTACTGAAGAATTATATGCAGGGTATCAAAGACACGGAAATGCAATTGATATAAATGAAGAATGTAGAAAAGGATTAGAAAATATAAATGAAAGAGATATTGAACGAGATGAAGCCTTAGCAAAATATTTTAATCTTAAATTAGCTGTTCCATTTCTAGATAAAAAATTAATAGAATATTCATTAACTATCCCTGGTGAAGAAAAAATTAAAGATGGTTATAAAAAATATATTTTAAGACAAATTGCTGAAAACTTAGGTGTGCCAAAAGAATATGCATGGAGAAAAAAATTAGCAGTTCAGTATGGAAGTGGGATTGATAAAGAACTTGAAAGATTAGCAAAATCTAAAGGATTTAAATTTAAATCTGAATACGTGAATTATCTTTTAAATAAAAATATTGGTGCATTAATTAGTACTGGTAAAGATTCTTTATTTGCTATGTATAAAATGATTCAACGAGGCTATAATATTTCTTGTTTATTGACTATTAAAAGTAAAAATGAGGATAGTTATATGTTTCACACACCAACGATTGAACTTGCTAAAGATATATCTGAATTAGTGGATATTCCAATTATATTTGGAGATACTGAGGGAAATAAAGAACAAGAATTACAAGATTTAGAAGATTTAATTAAAAAAGCAATAGAAAAATATAAAATAGAAGGGATTGTATCTGGTGCTATTTCTTCTGAATATCAAAGAAAAAGACTTCAAGAAATATGCAATAAATTAAATATTATATCTTATACTCCATTATGGGGTAAAAATGAGGAAGAATTATTGGGGGATATGATTAAAAAAGGATTTAAAATAATGATAACTAAAACTGCAGCAGAGGGATTGGATAAAGAATGGGTTGGAAAACTAATTGATAAACAAACGATAGAAGAATTAAAAGAAATATCAAAAAAATATAATATTAGTA